The segment ACCCTCACCTTTCCACCTGTGTAATATGGTACATCACACTCTTTATTATAAACAGAGGGATTAAATTCTTACCTAATTTCCCTTCATTTGTATGCTTCAGTCAACCGGTGCTCAGGTACAAGTGGCAGGAGACATGCTCCCCAACTCAACGGAGCGGGCCATCACCATCGCTGGCACTCCCCAGTCGATAATTGAGTGTGTGAAGCAGATCTGTGTGGTCATGCTTGAGGTAAGTGGACTCATGAAAGCAATGAAGCAAATGAAGTGGCAGCTGTTGACCTGTAAAGTAATGATGTGAAATACTGTGATCTCTGGGTTTGTGGCTCCTGAGTGTTGGGTTTGGATCAGGGACAACTTTAGCTGAGCTACAGGTTTAGGGTGGATGCTGTAGTGTTTATAAGATATCGTAAAAACATTTTAGGGCATTATACGAAATATAGTATACAAAATACTACAGGTAATTTTCGAAAACTTTTAATATTGGCTATATGTTCCTTAAGCTGAGCTGGTAGGCGATGAATATACTGTTATTGCGCAACTTATTTTCCCACCAAGTATTTTTGGATAAGTGTTAAACAATTCAGCTTTGTTAtgttggaaaaaataaacattagatTTAGACAGAAGCTCAGAGAACGAGGCAAAAGTAAATGAGGAGATCTTCAGCATCGACCCCGTGATCATTTTAAGTTATCAATGATTTTTGCTATAACTAATATTACAAGTAAAAGTTGTAGTGTGCCATCTTTTCAGTGTAAAAACCACTGAAACATTCATATGTAGCATAATTTAGAATTCTTTCCAGTGATTCAATATTGACCATAACCTGGGTGGAAACTGTAATGACACGTGCTTTGTCTCCTGTGCAGTCTCCCCCTAAGGGGGTCACTATCCCCTACCGACCCAAGCCTTCAGGATCCCCCGTCATCTTTGCAGGCGGACAGGTATATACAAAACTTAAGAGGGACACAGAGTCCTACCATGATGTTTTGGGGGTGTCTTTATTGCTGCAGTATTCTGACATTTGGGTTTCTATGAGTGGGAAGCATGTTTGTGCAGAATATTAGATAACTGGGAATCTTGAAAGGCTCAGAATATACTGAACCCAACCCTATACTGGTTTATACTGAACCCTGTTTTTGAGAACAGATGCAACCCGAGTTGCTTGTGTTTGAAAAGAGTAtcacaaaacatttactttgttacagAGCCTTCTGTTTGTCCAGAGTgggtttttattgttttaaactctAGGTTTGGAAAATGAGGTGGGCTGTTTTCTGCTATTGTTGTTTTGAACTTAAGTCTTCTGGTGCTTGATGGCCTGACATTACAGTCTTTTATCCTACTAAATACCCTTTTTATATTCTGTGGGGGAAAACTCTCCCTTTTGGTTTTTCCTTGTTTCCCTTTTCCCAGATGTGAGGAGAGTTTGAAAATGACATAAATGTCAATGTTCTtaaatatgatgttttatttttaagatttaGAACAGCTTTGGTGAGTTTGAGTATTGGAAGAGATATTTAGACAAAGATCTGGAGCAGTAACGTGTGCGACAAAATCCATTGTGAGGCCCATGACAGCtttgtttcccttttgtttCAGGCATATGCCGTACAAGGACAGCACGCGATTCCACAGCCAGATGTAAGTGCAGTAGACATTTTTCCATCACTCCACTATCACTCCCACCCATAATTACAGCTGTCCTCTTCAAAAATGTACACCCACCCACACCTCATTTTACAGCCTTTAACTGTAGATACATTCCCCCCCgtaattttatttaattctgcCTGCTTTTGATCCCGTATCAGATTTTTGTTACCATTTAACAGAGCAGCACTGTCTGTACTTAAAATTTTCTACAGTTGACTGGCAGTCAGTTGTTAGTTAATCTgacatttgttgtttgtgtccGACCAGACTCGCCACTGTTCCATGAATAATGATCTGTCCTGCTGCtcactcttttctgtttttttttcttttttgttctgtcttgttttacatgttttgcTCATTAGTCTGTCCCAAATAAACAggttgtccccccccctctttatTAACTCTTCATTATTAATATGTGCTCTGCCCAACTTGCCTCCTTACCCAGTTaatctccctctttttttttttaatgagctcCCTTCAGGAGTTAATGACTTTGTTAGTCATGCCTGCAACTACATATCAGCAGAATATAAGTTACATATTACATAAGTCTGATATACGATGTCATATGATACAATTTAGACAGTTCAGTTAATGTTTTAGGAACATCCAAGACCAACttactgtgcgtgtgtgtgtagtttttgtctaaaaaaagagagatacaGAGACCTCATCTCTGACTTCGAACTTGTCTTCCTTCTGTAGTGATGATAACTGGTACAGTGTGAAGCTGAGTTGAAACTATCTCAGTTCATGTTTGGCTCCTTTATTAGTGTTGGTTACATGATCTCCTGCATGTTGAAACCCCCCCCTGAAGGCTGCGAGAAAGCATCACGAGATGCAGCCCACACTCTGGAGGAATACTTATGGGGTACCCCGCATAGACGAGTCCTAAAACCCACTGCTTATCAGACACCAGTTCCAAAGAATAAGATCTGTCAACTCGCAACTActttaatgaatgtgtgtgtgaaatgtgttttgttccTTCGTGGtcctttgttgttgctgtttgtaCTGACtgtgaattttgtttttgtttttttatctgtttttttccctcctcctgtgtttcccatttctctccctgcctcctctcttaCTCTCACAGTCTTCCTCTGCTGCTATCTCTCCACAGCTCACCAAGCTTCACCAGCTGGCGATGCAGCAGAGCCCCTTCCCCATCGCACCAAGCAACCAGGGATTCACTGGTACGCAGTGCGGTGTGACCCACTGCCCCCCGTCGCAATGTTTTTGTTCTCCGACATATTTGAATACAAGAAATAACATCGTTTTATTTTAACTATTGATCATGTATCATTTTAGAAATAAGCCTCAACTATTTTCTGCTTTGACAACATCATAGAAGTTTAATGAGTCTAAGTCTCACtgaaatacattatatatttgaGTGCCCCATGTTTTGATAATATCACATGTCATTTCATTCTACAACACAGTTAAATGTTGAATTTGCATGTTGTGCTGACTATGTTGTCACTCAATGCATAGCAAACCCATATCGAGGTTTTCTGATGGAGCTGGTTGCTCCTTTTTGAGTTATATTAATCTGAATCAGTTACCAATAATAATGTCTAATGCTATATCATCCAAGTGccacacatttgcacattttgaCAAATAGTTTTTGGtccgctcctccactcccttcagtggttaccagtggctgcccgcatccgtttcaaaacattggtacttggtaccgtgctgtgaccggatcgggtccagtctacatccaggacatggtcaaaccttacaccccagccctTTCAcgccgctctgcatctgccaatcggcttgttgctccctcactgcgagctaaacactccagtcctggctcctaaatggtggaatgagctccccaatgacatcaggacagcagaaagtctatacatcttccggcgcaaactaaaaacacacttcttccgactataccttgaaaaaaatataaactttagtttaaacatataatttagtagcacttaaatggcacttacttatagcactttgtagtttggctttcttgattcttgttgttctgggtttgtaccctcatggttgaatatACTTTTTGTAAGTCGCTTTAGATAAAAGCgacagctaaatgaaatgtaatgttattaAATTATTCTTATTCATCATTATCTTGTGTATTTTTCAGGGATTGATGCTTCAGCTCAGACCAGTTCCCATGAGATGACCATTCCAAATGATGTGAGTGCAAGATACATTTTTCTATCACTGTTATACAGAGTTAATGAGTGTTGTCACATGTACATGGATAAGTTGGGTAACTTAACATGAGACTTGTGTTCATAATGTCATTCAGGGTCCATTCAGGGATACTTAACTTTCCCACCTTTCCCCTCTGTAGCTTATTGGGTGCATCATTGGCCGCCAAGGAGCAAAGATCAATGAGATCAGGCAAATGTCGGGCGCCCAGATCAAGATTGCGAATCCAGTGGACGGATCAACTGACCGCCAGGTCACCATCACAGGCTCGCCCGCCAGCATTAGTCTGGCGGAGTACCTCATCAACGCCAGGTGAGATAATCACTTATATAATGTTAGCTCAGGTTCATTCAGTCACAGTAAATCCAAATGTTGCATTTTGGCTTTACTTAATTTTAGATAAAGCAACATGGCCCTGGCTGATACTCTTTTTATAAACTTGATCCTGCTGTGCTGGACTTTTTTGTGTGCCTAACATCATGTGCCAATTCATACCTGGCCTACTTCCTTACGTGTGCAATGCATAAACTACCTTTTTATCTCGACTTCACATTCATCCATCACTGGAGATAtcgtttcttttttaaactgtaaCTGATCCGTTAATTTCTAATGAAGCTTTTTTGTCCTGTGTTTGATCACATCCCTGAGTGATTCCCCCACACCCCACCGCTCCTCCTACCCTCCTACCTgtaacccccccctccctaccATTTCTCACCAGCCTGCCCTGTGACCCATCCCGACTGTGTTGTCcctctctccttgtctctcttTCTACAGTGTAGAGTCCTCTaaacctcctccctcctcctcctccttgaaCCCCGAACAGACCAGCCTGtgctctccctccacctctactactactactactaccaccaccacctcctctgctgctacctcctccttctcttcctcctcctcctcttcctcctgtgtggTGCCCCCCTCAGCCTCCATCCCACTGTCCTTGTTGGCTCCAGGgccgcctccctcctcctcctcctcttcctcctcctctactgaTTCCCTGCTCCCCAGCTCTCCTGCCTGTGTGTCAAGTCTCCTCAGTCTCA is part of the Hippoglossus hippoglossus isolate fHipHip1 chromosome 5, fHipHip1.pri, whole genome shotgun sequence genome and harbors:
- the LOC117761911 gene encoding poly(rC)-binding protein 2 isoform X1, with the protein product MDSGVIEGGLNVTLTIRLLMHGKEVGSIIGKKGESVKKMREESGARINISEGNCPERIITLAGPTTAIFKAFSMIIEKLEEDISSSMTNSTATSKPPVTLRIVVPASQCGSLIGKGGCKIKEIRESTGAQVQVAGDMLPNSTERAITIAGTPQSIIECVKQICVVMLESPPKGVTIPYRPKPSGSPVIFAGGQAYAVQGQHAIPQPDSSSAAISPQLTKLHQLAMQQSPFPIAPSNQGFTGIDASAQTSSHEMTIPNDLIGCIIGRQGAKINEIRQMSGAQIKIANPVDGSTDRQVTITGSPASISLAEYLINASVESSKPPPSSSSLNPEQTSLCSPSTSTTTTTTTTTSSAATSSFSSSSSSSSCVVPPSASIPLSLLAPGPPPSSSSSSSSSTDSLLPSSPACVSSLLSLKPLPLLALHVVSGASNPAHPIPTEPKIAPELGSKSKRRRLSPY
- the LOC117761911 gene encoding poly(rC)-binding protein 2 isoform X3 — translated: MDSGVIEGGLNVTLTIRLLMHGKEVGSIIGKKGESVKKMREESGARINISEGNCPERIITLAGPTTAIFKAFSMIIEKLEEDISSSMTNSTATSKPPVTLRIVVPASQCGSLIGKGGCKIKEIRESTGAQVQVAGDMLPNSTERAITIAGTPQSIIECVKQICVVMLESPPKGVTIPYRPKPSGSPVIFAGGQAYAVQGQHAIPQPDSSSAAISPQLTKLHQLAMQQSPFPIAPSNQGFTGIDASAQTSSHEMTIPNDLIGCIIGRQGAKINEIRQMSGAQIKIANPVDGSTDRQVTITGSPASISLAEYLINARLSSEATGLAAN
- the LOC117761911 gene encoding poly(rC)-binding protein 2 isoform X4 is translated as MDSGVIEGGLNVTLTIRLLMHGKEVGSIIGKKGESVKKMREESGARINISEGNCPERIITLAGPTTAIFKAFSMIIEKLEEDISSSMTNSTATSKPPVTLRIVVPASQCGSLIGKGGCKIKEIRESTGAQVQVAGDMLPNSTERAITIAGTPQSIIECVKQICVVMLESPPKGVTIPYRPKPSGSPVIFAGGQAYAVQGQHAIPQPDLTKLHQLAMQQSPFPIAPSNQGFTGIDASAQTSSHEMTIPNDLIGCIIGRQGAKINEIRQMSGAQIKIANPVDGSTDRQVTITGSPASISLAEYLINARLSSEATGLAAN
- the LOC117761911 gene encoding poly(rC)-binding protein 2 isoform X2, with product MDSGVIEGGLNVTLTIRLLMHGKEVGSIIGKKGESVKKMREESGARINISEGNCPERIITLAGPTTAIFKAFSMIIEKLEEDISSSMTNSTATSKPPVTLRIVVPASQCGSLIGKGGCKIKEIRESTGAQVQVAGDMLPNSTERAITIAGTPQSIIECVKQICVVMLESPPKGVTIPYRPKPSGSPVIFAGGQAYAVQGQHAIPQPDLTKLHQLAMQQSPFPIAPSNQGFTGIDASAQTSSHEMTIPNDLIGCIIGRQGAKINEIRQMSGAQIKIANPVDGSTDRQVTITGSPASISLAEYLINASVESSKPPPSSSSLNPEQTSLCSPSTSTTTTTTTTTSSAATSSFSSSSSSSSCVVPPSASIPLSLLAPGPPPSSSSSSSSSTDSLLPSSPACVSSLLSLKPLPLLALHVVSGASNPAHPIPTEPKIAPELGSKSKRRRLSPY